In Paraburkholderia bryophila, a single genomic region encodes these proteins:
- the parC gene encoding DNA topoisomerase IV subunit A encodes MDDDNTLDLFTAPPPPEGDFLTLGNYAEGAYLEYAVSVVKGRALPDVCDGQKPVQRRILFAMNDMGLSDNAKPVKSARVVGDVLGKYHPHGDQSAYDALVRLAQDFSMRYPLIDGQGNFGSRDGDGAAAMRYTEARLTPIAKLLLDEIDQGTVDFMKNYDGEFDEPRLLPARLPFVLLNGASGIAVGLATEIPSHNLREVAGAAVAMIRNPNLSHAELMQHIPGPDFPGGGQIISSEAEISAAYETGRGSLKVRARWKIEELARGQWQLVITELPPNTAAQKVLEEIEEQTNPKIKLGKKTLTPEQLQTKQTMLGLLDAVRDESGRDAPVRLVFEPKSSRIDQTDFVNTLLAHTSLESNASLNLVMVGGDGRPRQKGVREILQEWIAFRFATVTRRTRHRLSKVNDRIHILEGRMIVFLNIDEVIRIIREADEPKVALMAAFGLSDRQTEDILEIRLRQLARLEKIKIEKELAELRDEKAKLEELLGSESAMKRLLIKEIESDTKQYGDERRTLIQQEKRATFEARVVDEPVTLVVSQKGWVRALKGHGLDAASFTFKAGDGLYAAFQCRTPDTLVAWGSNGRVYSVAVALLPGGRGDGVPVTSLIELESGSHLMHYYAASADQALLLASSNGFGFIAKVGDMVSRVKAGKSFMTIDAGAAPLVPMPMLPDATHIACLSSGGRLLVFSLDEMKTLSGGGRGVTLMGLDDNETLVQALSVNHAGVILIGTRRGGRVDEEKLGPAALAPHVGKRARKGRTPESKMKLDGMRPVSAA; translated from the coding sequence ATGGACGACGACAACACTCTCGACCTTTTCACCGCGCCGCCGCCCCCGGAGGGCGACTTTCTGACGCTCGGCAATTACGCGGAAGGCGCGTACCTCGAGTATGCGGTGAGCGTGGTCAAGGGCCGCGCGCTGCCGGACGTGTGCGACGGCCAGAAGCCGGTGCAGCGCCGCATCCTGTTCGCGATGAACGACATGGGCCTGTCCGACAACGCGAAGCCGGTCAAGTCCGCACGCGTGGTCGGCGACGTGCTGGGTAAGTACCACCCGCACGGCGACCAGTCGGCGTACGACGCGCTGGTGCGTCTCGCGCAAGACTTCTCGATGCGCTACCCGCTGATCGACGGCCAGGGCAACTTCGGTTCGCGCGACGGCGACGGCGCAGCGGCCATGCGCTACACCGAAGCGCGCCTGACGCCGATCGCGAAGCTGCTGCTCGACGAGATCGACCAGGGCACGGTTGATTTCATGAAGAACTACGACGGCGAGTTCGACGAGCCGAGGCTGCTGCCCGCGCGTCTGCCGTTCGTGCTGCTCAACGGCGCATCGGGCATCGCAGTGGGTCTGGCCACGGAAATTCCGTCGCACAACCTGCGCGAAGTCGCAGGCGCCGCGGTCGCGATGATCCGCAACCCGAACCTGTCGCATGCCGAATTGATGCAACACATTCCGGGACCGGACTTCCCGGGCGGCGGCCAGATTATTTCGAGCGAAGCGGAAATCTCCGCGGCGTACGAAACCGGCCGCGGCAGTCTGAAGGTACGCGCGCGCTGGAAGATCGAAGAACTCGCACGCGGCCAGTGGCAACTGGTGATCACGGAACTGCCGCCGAATACGGCCGCGCAGAAGGTGCTCGAGGAAATCGAAGAGCAGACCAATCCGAAGATCAAGCTCGGCAAGAAGACGCTCACGCCCGAACAACTGCAGACCAAGCAGACCATGCTCGGGCTGCTCGACGCGGTGCGCGACGAGTCCGGCCGCGATGCGCCGGTGCGTCTCGTGTTCGAGCCGAAGTCGAGCCGCATCGACCAGACCGATTTCGTCAACACGCTGCTCGCGCATACGAGCCTGGAATCGAACGCGTCGCTGAATCTGGTGATGGTGGGCGGCGACGGCCGGCCGCGTCAGAAGGGCGTGCGCGAAATTCTGCAGGAGTGGATCGCGTTCCGCTTCGCGACCGTGACGCGTCGCACGCGTCATAGGCTGTCGAAGGTCAACGACCGGATTCATATTCTCGAAGGCCGGATGATCGTCTTTCTGAATATCGACGAAGTCATCCGCATCATTCGCGAAGCGGACGAACCGAAGGTCGCGTTGATGGCCGCGTTCGGCTTGTCCGACCGGCAGACCGAAGACATTCTCGAAATCCGGCTGCGTCAGTTGGCGCGACTCGAGAAGATCAAGATCGAGAAGGAACTGGCCGAACTGCGCGACGAAAAGGCCAAGCTCGAAGAGCTGCTCGGCAGCGAATCGGCCATGAAGCGTCTGCTCATCAAGGAAATCGAGAGCGACACGAAGCAATACGGCGACGAGCGCCGCACGCTGATCCAGCAGGAAAAACGCGCCACGTTCGAAGCACGGGTGGTCGACGAACCGGTCACGCTGGTCGTGTCGCAGAAGGGCTGGGTGCGAGCGCTGAAGGGACACGGTCTCGATGCAGCGAGCTTCACGTTCAAGGCCGGCGACGGCCTCTACGCGGCGTTCCAGTGCCGCACGCCGGACACGCTGGTCGCGTGGGGCAGCAACGGCCGCGTCTATTCAGTCGCGGTGGCCTTGCTGCCGGGCGGCCGTGGCGACGGTGTGCCGGTCACGTCGCTGATCGAACTCGAGTCGGGTAGCCATCTGATGCATTACTACGCGGCATCCGCGGATCAGGCCTTGCTGCTTGCATCGAGCAACGGCTTCGGCTTTATCGCCAAGGTCGGCGATATGGTCAGCCGCGTGAAGGCAGGCAAGTCGTTCATGACGATCGACGCCGGCGCCGCACCGCTCGTGCCGATGCCGATGTTGCCGGATGCGACGCACATTGCGTGTTTGTCGTCGGGCGGGCGTTTGCTGGTGTTCAGTCTCGACGAGATGAAGACGCTGTCGGGTGGCGGCCGCGGCGTCACGCTGATGGGGCTCGACGATAACGAAACGCTGGTGCAGGCGCTGTCCGTCAACCATGCGGGCGTGATCCTGATCGGCACGCGGCGCGGTGGCCGCGTCGACGAAGAAAAGCTCGGCCCCGCCGCGCTCGCGCCGCACGTCGGCAAACGGGCGCGCAAGGGACGCACGCCCGAGAGCAAGATGAAGCTCGACGGTATGCGTCCAGTGTCGGCTGCTTAA